A window of Tripterygium wilfordii isolate XIE 37 chromosome 7, ASM1340144v1, whole genome shotgun sequence contains these coding sequences:
- the LOC120001562 gene encoding inorganic pyrophosphatase 1-like, which yields MAGIVVVFDFDKTIIDCDSDNWVVDGLGATDLFNELLPTMPWNTLMDRMMKELHSQGKTIDDIVEVLKRTPIHPRIIPAIQSAKALGCDLRIVSDANLFFIKTILEHHGLTDSFSEINTNPGFVDEQGRLRIFPFHDFTNSSHGCSLCPPNMCKGLIIERIQASLATEGKKKLIYLGDGSGDYCPSLKLTEGDYVMPRKNFPVWDLICRNPMLIKAKTHEWTDGEEMERILIQIIKTIFDAAQMFSPSSDYKLQTISIVFPRPLSVPH from the exons ATGGCCGGAATTGTGGTGGTGTTCGACTTTGACAAGACGATTATCGACTGCGACAGCGACAATTGGGTGGTTGACGGGCTGGGTGCCACCGATTTGTTCAATGAGCTCCTCCCCACCATGCCCTGGAACACTCTCATG gACAGGATGATGAAGGAGCTTCATTCACAGGGCAAAACCATTGACGACATTGTGGAGGTTCTAAAACGGACTCCAATTCATCCCAGGATTATACCTGCTATCCAATCTGCTAAGGCTTTAgg GTGTGATTTAAGGATAGTTAGCGATGCGAATTTATTCTTCATAAAGACAATTCTGGAGCATCATGGGCTCACAGATTCCTTCTCGGAGATTAACACAAACCCAGGCTTTGTTGATGAACAAGGGAGGCTGAGGATCTTCCCCTTCCATGACTTCACCAACTCTTCTCACGGTTGCTCTCTTTGCCCTCCCAATATGTGCAAG GGTTTGATTATTGAAAGGATTCAAGCTTCTTTAGCTACTGAagggaagaagaaattgatatatCTTGGAGACGGAAGTGGCGATTATTGCCCGAGTTTGAAGCTGACAGAGGGAGATTATGTGATGCCAAGGAAGAATTTCCCAGTGTGGGATTTAATTTGCAGAAATCCAATGCTTATAAAGGCTAAAACTCATGAGTGGACTGACGGGGAAGAGATGGAGCGAATTTTGATTCAGATTATTAAAACAATTTTTGATGCTGCTCAGATGTTCTCACCTTCTTCTGATTACAAGTTGCAGACAATATCAATTGTCTTCCCAAGACCACTCTCAGTTCCTCACTAA